The following coding sequences are from one Oryzisolibacter sp. LB2S window:
- a CDS encoding LysE family translocator, with protein sequence MPSIETLLAFFGVSVLLALSPGPDNIFVLLQSAQRGWRAGMCVVLGLCLGLVGHTAAVALGLAAVFAASAVAFTVLKFCGAAYLAWLAWGALRAPVAGGEAPAAGAAAAGERPAASGALRMVGRGVVMNLTNPKVLVFFLAFLPQFADPARGAMARQIMLLGLVFMLATLLVFGAIACFSGAFGAILQRSARAQRLLNRVAALVFLGLALRLATAQR encoded by the coding sequence ATGCCTTCCATCGAAACCCTGCTGGCCTTCTTTGGCGTCTCCGTGCTGCTTGCCCTGTCGCCGGGGCCGGACAACATCTTCGTGCTGCTGCAGTCGGCCCAGCGCGGCTGGCGCGCCGGCATGTGCGTGGTGCTGGGCCTGTGCCTGGGGCTCGTGGGCCATACCGCGGCCGTGGCCCTGGGGCTGGCTGCGGTGTTTGCGGCCTCTGCCGTGGCGTTCACGGTGCTCAAGTTCTGCGGCGCCGCCTATCTGGCCTGGCTGGCCTGGGGCGCGCTGCGTGCGCCCGTGGCCGGTGGCGAGGCGCCTGCCGCGGGCGCGGCCGCGGCGGGCGAACGCCCCGCGGCCAGCGGCGCGCTGCGCATGGTGGGGCGCGGCGTGGTCATGAACCTCACCAACCCCAAGGTGCTGGTGTTCTTCCTGGCCTTTCTGCCGCAGTTCGCCGACCCCGCCCGCGGTGCCATGGCGCGGCAGATCATGCTGCTGGGCCTGGTGTTCATGCTGGCGACGCTGCTGGTGTTTGGCGCCATCGCCTGCTTCTCGGGCGCGTTTGGCGCCATCCTGCAGCGCTCGGCGCGCGCGCAGCGGCTGCTCAACCGCGTGGCGGCTCTGGTGTTTCTCGGCCTGGCGCTGCGCCTGGCCACGGCGCAGCGGTGA
- a CDS encoding EamA family transporter: MSSSAFALIIVAGLIHAIWNIAAKKAGGDARFAFFTAVLMMLVWAPLGWWLGRGAVPLWGAREWAIVTLSGVLHVVYYVVLLRGYRKADLTVVYPLARGTGPLLSALVAITLLGERLSALGALGVAGVVGGVFLIAGGPGLLRAAHEPQARRRVRKGMLYGVLTGLFIASYTVVDGYAVKAMLLSPILVDYMGNLVRVLVLAPVALRDRVELARLWAAQWRFALLVAFVSPVAYVLVLFAMQSAPLSHVAPAREVSMLFAALLGGHLLGEGDRAARLAGAVLIAAGVVALGLG; the protein is encoded by the coding sequence ATGTCATCGAGCGCCTTCGCCCTGATCATCGTCGCGGGGCTGATCCACGCCATCTGGAACATCGCGGCCAAGAAGGCCGGGGGCGACGCGCGCTTTGCCTTCTTCACGGCCGTGCTCATGATGCTGGTCTGGGCGCCGCTGGGCTGGTGGCTGGGGCGCGGCGCCGTGCCGCTCTGGGGCGCGCGTGAATGGGCCATCGTGACGCTCAGCGGCGTGCTGCATGTGGTCTATTACGTGGTGCTGCTGCGCGGCTACCGCAAGGCGGATCTGACGGTGGTGTATCCGCTCGCGCGCGGCACGGGGCCGCTGTTGTCGGCCCTCGTGGCCATCACGCTGCTGGGCGAGCGCCTGTCGGCTCTGGGTGCGCTGGGCGTGGCCGGCGTGGTGGGCGGCGTGTTCCTGATTGCGGGTGGCCCCGGCCTGCTGCGCGCCGCGCACGAGCCCCAGGCGCGCCGGCGCGTGCGCAAGGGGATGCTGTATGGCGTGCTCACGGGCCTGTTCATCGCGAGCTACACGGTGGTCGATGGCTATGCGGTCAAGGCCATGCTGCTGTCGCCGATTCTGGTGGACTACATGGGCAACCTGGTGCGCGTGCTGGTGCTCGCGCCCGTGGCGCTGCGCGACCGTGTTGAGCTCGCCCGCCTGTGGGCCGCGCAGTGGCGCTTTGCGCTGCTGGTGGCGTTTGTCAGCCCCGTCGCCTATGTGCTGGTGCTGTTTGCCATGCAGAGCGCGCCGCTGTCGCATGTGGCGCCGGCGCGCGAGGTGTCCATGCTGTTCGCAGCGCTGCTCGGCGGCCATCTGCTGGGCGAGGGCGACCGCGCCGCGCGCCTGGCCGGTGCGGTGCTGATCGCGGCCGGCGTGGTGGCCCTGGGCCTGGGGTGA
- a CDS encoding BLUF domain-containing protein, with translation MLVRLLYVSRAVDTSPAAIEAILTQSRQHNPASGITGVLCYGGGIFLQAIEGGRATVSELYGHIQRDPRHKDVELLAFEEICERRFGGWTMGHVNLAKLNHSIVLKYSEKPEFDPYLTSGKVSFALLEELMATASIIGRA, from the coding sequence ATGCTGGTCCGTCTGCTCTACGTCAGCCGCGCGGTCGATACCTCGCCCGCGGCCATCGAGGCCATCCTCACCCAGTCGCGCCAGCACAACCCGGCCAGCGGCATCACCGGCGTGCTCTGCTACGGCGGCGGCATATTCCTGCAGGCCATCGAGGGCGGGCGCGCCACGGTCAGCGAGCTCTACGGCCATATCCAGCGCGACCCGCGCCACAAGGACGTGGAGCTGCTGGCCTTCGAGGAAATCTGCGAGCGGCGCTTCGGCGGCTGGACCATGGGCCATGTGAACCTGGCCAAGCTCAACCATTCCATCGTGCTCAAGTACTCCGAGAAGCCCGAGTTCGACCCGTATCTGACATCGGGCAAGGTGTCGTTCGCGCTGCTCGAGGAGCTCATGGCCACGGCCAGCATCATCGGCAGGGCCTGA
- the folE gene encoding GTP cyclohydrolase I: MSSEPAAAPNAPPPDEGQPVSVKIRERLLAARRRFHANDNIAEFIEPGELELLLDEVEAKMQGVLDSMVIDTAGDHNTQNTARRVAKMYVNEVFKGRYVRPPAITEFPNAEHLNELMIVGPITVRSACSHHFCPVIGKIWIGVLPNEHTNVIGLSKYARLVDWVMGRPQIQEEAVVQLADLIMEKTQPDGLAIVMEASHFCMSWRGVREMDSKMINSVMRGVFLTNSTLRREFLALIPGRN, translated from the coding sequence ATGTCTTCAGAACCCGCAGCCGCACCGAACGCCCCGCCGCCCGATGAGGGCCAGCCCGTGTCCGTCAAGATCCGTGAACGGCTGCTCGCCGCGCGCCGGCGCTTTCATGCCAACGACAACATTGCCGAATTCATCGAGCCCGGCGAGCTCGAGCTGCTGCTCGACGAGGTCGAGGCCAAGATGCAGGGCGTGCTCGACAGCATGGTCATCGACACCGCGGGCGACCACAACACCCAGAACACCGCGCGCCGCGTGGCCAAGATGTATGTCAACGAGGTGTTCAAGGGCCGCTATGTGCGCCCCCCCGCGATCACCGAGTTTCCGAACGCCGAGCATCTGAACGAGCTCATGATCGTCGGCCCGATCACCGTGCGCAGCGCCTGCAGCCACCATTTCTGCCCCGTGATCGGCAAGATCTGGATTGGCGTGCTGCCCAACGAGCACACCAACGTCATCGGCCTGTCCAAGTACGCGCGCCTGGTCGACTGGGTCATGGGCCGGCCCCAGATCCAGGAGGAGGCCGTGGTGCAGCTGGCCGACCTGATCATGGAGAAGACCCAGCCCGACGGCCTGGCCATCGTCATGGAGGCCAGCCATTTCTGCATGTCCTGGCGCGGCGTGCGCGAGATGGACAGCAAGATGATCAACTCCGTGATGCGCGGCGTGTTCCTCACCAACTCCACGCTGCGCCGCGAGTTTCTGGCCCTGATCCCCGGAAGGAACTGA